In the genome of Massilia sp. UMI-21, the window ATAGCCCGAATCCTTGATGCCGCCGAAGGGCAGCTCGGCGCTCGGGGTGGCCGGCTGGTTAATCCAGAGCATGCCGACTTCGACGCGGTTCATCAGGAGCTGGGCGTTCTTGATCGAGCTGGTGAAGGCATAGCCGGCCAGGCCGTACGGCAGGCGGTTGGCCTCCGCGATCGCGTCTTCCAGGCTGTCGAAGCCGCGAATCGCCGCCACCGGACCGAAGGGCTCGTCGTTGAAGACGCTCGCTTCCAGGGGCACGTCGGCCAGGATGGTCGGAGCGAAGAAGTTGCCGGCGTCGCCAACGCGCGCGCCGCCGGTGGCGACCGTCGCGCCCTTGGCGCGCGCATCGTCGATCACCTGCGACATCGCCGTCAGGCGGCGCGCATTGGCCAGCGGGCCGAGGGTGGTCCCCTCCGCCAGGCCGTCGCCGAGCTTCAGGCTTTCGGCATGCTTGACCAGGGCGCGGGTGAACTCGTCCTTGATCGCATTGTGGACCAGGAAGCGGGTCGGCGAAATGCACACCTGGCCCGCATTACGGAACTTGGCGCCGCCGGCGGCCTTGACCGCCAGGTTGACGTCGGCGTCGGCCGCGATGATCACCGGCGCATGGCCGCCCAGCTCCATGGTGGCGCGCTTCATGTGGGCGCCGGCCAGCGCGGCCAGCTGCTTGCCGACCGGGGTCGAGCCGGTGAAGGTGACCTTGCGGATCACCGGATGCGGGATCAGGTAGCTGGAGATCTCGGCCGGGTCGCCGAACACCAGGCCCACCACGCCCGGCGGCACGCCGGCATCGACGAAGCACTGGAACAGTGCCGCGGGGGACGCCGGGGTTTCTTCCGGCGCCTTGCACAGGAAGGAGCAGCCGGTCGCCAGCGCCGCGGCCAGCTTGCGCACGATCTGGTTGATCGGGAAGTTCCAGGGCGTGAAGGCGGCGACCGGGCCGACCGGCTCCTTCAGCACCAGCTGCTGGGCCGCCGGGTTGCGCGCCGGGACGATGCGGCCGTACACGCGCATGCCTTCGGCGGCGAACCAGTCGATGATCTCGGCGCCGGCCATGGCTTCCATCTTCGCTTCGGCCAGCGGCTTGCCCTGCTCCTGGGTCAGCAGGCGGGCGATGTCGCCGGCGCGCTCGCGCAGCAGGTTGGCGGCGCGGCGCATGGTGGCGGCACGCTCGGCGGCCGGCACGAAGCGCCAGGCCTCGAAGCCCTGCTGCGCGGCCGCCAGGGCGCGGTCCAGGTCGGCGATGCCGGCATGGGCCACGCTGCCGATCGCCTGGCCGGTAGCCGGGTTCAGCACCGGGATCGTCTTGCCGCCGGTCGCGTCTTGCCATTCGTTGGCGATGAGGAGTCGGGTATCGGGATAGCTGGAAGTCGTCATGGGGCGTCGGTTCCTGTGTTGAATGAATCGTAAAACATGATGATAACCGGTGTGCGCCCGGTCTGCAGGCTGGCGCCGACTGGCGAGTTTTGCGCGGGGCCCGCGAGACGGGTCCGCTCCCCGGAAAGCCCAAGGAGCGGTGCGCGACCGCCATGCCATTGCCTGTGGATGATTCCGCCTGGGCGCGCGCAGGCAAGCGATGCTGCTTCAGCCTTTTGGCGGCTTCAGCTTGCTGATCGCCGCCAACGCGATCAGCACGACGGCCGCGAAGTGGTTGCCGTTGAGTACGGTTACGAACTGGATGAGCGGGTCGAGCGTCTCCATTCCTTATTCCTCCAAGTGGGCCCGCCGACGTGCCGCCACGCACAGGGAATCATTCGGCCTTATGTTCCGCGGGTACATCTTCGACATATCAGTCCGCTTGGGAGTTGCCGCCAGTCTGAAACGAACTGAGCTGTATCAACGTACTTTCGTATAGGCACCAGAAGCCTAGCGTTAGACGAACGGAAACAAGCCCGGAAAGCGCTGCCGAGGAAGTGCAAGTCTGTGCGAAGACAGGGAAGGCACCTCATCGATTCCCTACAATCGCTTGGGTCGGTAATGTCGAGCGAACGAATGTCGGAATGCCAATGGAAAGCGTCGTCGTCTACACGGGGAAGGATTTGCGCCGCATGCGCGAGGAAGGTGGCTGCGGCCATTGGACGGCCAGCGCGATCCGGGTGGAGGCGGCCGAGTACCTCGTCTGCGTGCGAAATCGACGCGAACAGTGGGCCGCGATGGATTACGAGCACGGCCTGGCTTTTCTCATTGCAAAAATTTCCGGCACGAAGGCATCGCCCCATGCGGCCCGGATCACGATTGAATTCAGCAGCTATGCCATACTCGACGTTCCAGGCGCCTGGCAGTTGCTGGCGAAGGGTCAGCGCTTTCCGGTGGCCTACCTGGAAACCGACGAACTGTTTCGCAGGCTCCGCCTGAAAGAAGACGACCTGGACTGGCAGCCGCTGGTCGGCGAGCCGCCCCGCATACGGGTCGCAGAGGGCGGTACGCCCATGCTCCCGGCCCCCGACCACGCCGAGCTCACCACCGGTGGCTTTACCAAAGCGATCGTCGATGCCAAGCGCAAGCTGGCCGAATCCCTTGGCATAGCTTCCGAGAAAATAGAGATAACCATCCGCTTGTAACGCCAGGAACGTCCGGTGTGTCGCCCGCGGGCCGGGCGGCGCGCTTCACCGGCAGCCGGTCAAGGCGCGCCATCGCCCAGGCAGATGCCAAGATCGCGCGCCGTGCGCAGCGTGTCCCCGTCCAGCGGCACCAGCCTGCTGTGCCCCGCCACCTCGCCCAGCGGGACGGTGCCGACGCCCCCCTCGCCCAGCGCCACCATGACACCGGCCTGCCCGGCCGCGAGCGCGCGCACGGCGGCGGCCCCGAAGCGCGCGGACACCACGCGATCGAAGGCGGATGGCGCGCCGCCGCGCAGCAGGTGGCCCAGCACCACGCTGCGGCAATCCTTGCCGGTGCGCTCGGCCAGCCGGCCCTCGACCCAGGCGCCGATGCCGCCCAGCCGTTCGGCGTGCCCGGCGCCGGCGCCGGCCCGCAGCGCGCGGCCCTCGCCGCGCGGCTGTGCGCCCTCGGCCACCACCACGATCGTGTGGCCGCGCCCGAGCGCATCGCGGCGGGCAATCGCGGCAGCCACCGCATCGATGTCGAAGGGGATCTCGGGCAGCAGGATCACATGGGCGCCGCCGGCCATGCCCGCGTGCAGGGCGATCCAGCCGGCGTAGCGCCCCATCACCTCCACCACCATCACCCGGTGCTGGCTGTCCGCCGTGGTGTGCAGGCGGTCGATGCATTCGGTGGCAAAGCCCACCGCGGTGTCGAAGCCGAAGGTCTGGATGGTGCGGTCGAGGTCATTGTCGATGGTCTTGGGCACGCCGACCACGGGCAGTCCCTTGCGATGCAGGCAGTCGGCGATCTCCATCGAGCTGTCGCCGCCCACCATCACCAGGGCGTCGAATCCGTGATGGCGGCACAGGCCGACCAGCTCGTCGCTGCGGTCTTCCTCGCCGGGGGCGCCGTCGCGGCGCACCGGATAGCGCAAGGGATTGCCGCGGTTGGTGCTGCCGAGGATGGTGCCGCCGAGATGCCCGATGCCGTGCACCGCCTCGGGCAGCAGGCGCAACACCGGTTCGCCCAGGCAGCTGTGCGGCGCCAACAGGCCGTTGAAGCCGTCGCGGATGCCCCAGCACTCCCAGCCGTGCCCACTGGACGCGAGCACGACCGCACGGATCACGGCGTTCAGGCCGGGGGCGTCGCCGCCGCCGGTGGTGACGGCAATGCGCTGGATGGAAGCTTGCATGGGAACTCCTGTCGCGGCATGGTCTGCGCCCCACTATAGCATTGCGCCGGCCGTCCCTAGCGCCGCCCCTGCGCATGCTCGAGCATCCAGCGCTCCATCGTCTCGCGATGCGCCTGCGAAGTCAGGTGCACCTGCTGCGGCTCGACGACGAAGGTGCGGGCCGTGGGCATCACGTTGTACACCGCGAAGGTCGAGGTCGGCGGCGTTACCATGTCGTTGTAGCCTGCGTAGTACAGCACCGGGGCATGCAGGCGCCTGGCGAAGTTCACCGTGTCGTAGTAGGCCGAGGTGGCGGCCTTCGGCGCGATCGGCAGGTCTTGCCGCTGTCCCGCCGCGTCCTTGCGGAACAGTCCGGGCCAGCCGCCCGCGCGCTCGTGCAGGTAGCCGGTGACGTCGCTGTAGGCCGGATACGAGGCCAGGGTCAGCGATACCCGCGGGTCCAGCGCGCTGGCCATGATCGCCAGCTGCCCGCCCTGGCTGCCGCCCTGGACGATCAGGTGGCGGCCGTTCCATTTCGGGTGGCTGGCCAGGTAGTCGAGCGCGCGCAGCGTGCCCAGGTAGACCCGGCGGTAGTAGTAGCTGCGCGGGTTGTCCAGGTTGTAGCGGTTGTAGGCATCGAGCGCCCCGTAGTTGAGCTGCTCGTAGAGCTCGTCCGGCAAGTCGACCGGGATGCCGTGGATCCCGATCTGCAAGGTGATGAAGCCGTTCGCGGCCAGGCTGGGCGTACCCTTGTAGCCGCGCACGCCCGCGCCCGGCACGTGCAGCACCGCCGCGAACGGGCCGGGACCGCGCGGCACCGACAGCACGCCGTAGATGTTGGTGGCGCGCTTGCCGGGGCCGACGTTCTGGAAGCTCAAATACGACACCTCGACCTCGGGCGTGGAGAGCGCGGGCGCCGGCGCCAGGCGGTAGGCCGGCTCGACCGCGGCCAGGTCTTGCTTCTGCGCCGCCCAGAAGGCGTCGAAATCCGCCGGCTCGGCCTGGACCGGGCGCAGCGCGAGCGGGCTGAAGGCCGCGGTGGCCACGCCCTCGTAGCGCTTGCCGTCCAGGCTGGCCGTGACGATGCAGCGGACGAAGCCGGGCCGCTCCTGCACCGGAATCGGCAGGCGCAAGCCCTCCTGCGGGACCAAGGCGCTGCGCTCGGCGCCTTCCAGCATGTCCGGCCCCAGCCGGTAGCTGATGCGTATGCCTTCGGCCGGATACGGCTGCCTGTCGATCTTGATGACGAAGGCGGCCGGCTCGCCCACCCGGTAGGTCCAGTCGGGGCGCGTGAGCTGCACTTTCAGCGGCGCGTCGCCGAGGACGGCCTGCGCCACCTGCAGCACCGCCGGGGCGGCGGCCCGTGCCGCGCCGGGCCACGCCAGCTGGGCCGTGGCCAGCACCGCTGCCGCAACCGAGATCGCCCCCGCGGCGGCGGATGTGCGCAGCAGGACCATCATGCGCGCTGCGAGCGCGCGCGGCGCAGCGAGAACAGGCCGGCCATCCCGGCCAGCAGCAGCACTGTGCTTCCCGGCTCCGGCACCGCATTGGCCTGTCCCAGGGTGAAGGAAAGCAGGGGCGAATCGTCGATATACTGCGACGCGCTGCTCCAGTCGTACAGGCCGTTGAGCCCCGCGGCGTCCACCGTCAGCGTCGCGCCCAGGTCCAGCAGCGTGAGGTAGAAGCCGGCATCATGGCCACCCATGTCCGCCGGATTCGTATTGCTGAGGAAGTTCCAGGCTGCGATCTCGTCGTAGTCGAGGTAGGCGTTCTTGTCGATGCTGGTCGTCTGGACCAGGTCGACCAGCGTGCCCTTGACCGCCGTGATGCGCGCCGCGGCACTGCTGTCGTAGTAGAACTGTCCCTTGAATGTCCCGTCGCGCCACGTGGCCTGGTAATCATACCAGCCGATCGGCGCCGCCCATACGGATTGCGACAACACGGCCAGCGCCAGTGCGAACAGCATGTGAAGCTTTTTCATGTGCGAACCTTTCATGTCTTGGAGAGGAAATGGCGTCTGGCTCAGGGGACGATCAGTTCGTCGATATTGCCCAGGCCCTGGCCGGTCGATTCGAAGCGCAGCGTATTGGCCTGCCCCGGCGCCAAGTTGACCGTGGCGGCCATCGTGGTCCAGGCGGTCCAGCTGCCGGTGATCCTGAAGCTGATCGCCTGGGGCTGGCCGTTCACGCGCAGGACGCCGGTGCGCGGCGTCGGGTTGCCGTTGGCGTAGCGGATCGTGATGGTCTTGACCCCGCCCGCCCCGCCGTTGATGCGCTGGAATTCGGCAGCGCCGCCCTTCAGGGGGAAGTTCAGGAAGCCCAGGTGGCGGTAGCCGGCGCGGTCGGCCTTGACGGCCGTATTGCCGCTCACGATCGCGGTCTCGGCCTGCACGGTGCCGCTGCCGTCGTAGGGCACATGCACCGGCTCCTGCGGGAAGGCGCTGGCGCCGTGTCCGAGGTAGAAACTGGTGTGCGGCGGCTGGTTGTAGCCGGCGTTCTGCGCCGCCACCTGGCTGCGGTACTGCGGGTTGTGCATCAGGGTGTTGATGCGGGTGCCGGTCGGGATGGTGGTGCTGAACACCATCAGCTCGGTGTTGCCGGTGTTGCGGAAGACAATCTCCTCGCGCCAGTCGCCGAACAGGTCGGCGCTGAGCACCGGGGTCGCCTTGGTGCCGTTATTGGTGGTCGCGCCGTAGGCCCCGGCGTCGAGCAGGGTCGCGAACGTGCGGGTCGCAGGAATCCACTTCTGGACGGCGCGGCTGCCCATCGGCTCGCGCAGCAGGTCGCCGTCCCACCAGACCCCGAAGTTCATCGAACCCGGCGCGCTCGCGTTGATGAGGGCGCCGTCAATGCCGCGCAGGCCGCCGCGCGAGGCCCAGCACTCGGCGCCGGGGTAAGCGGGATCGACATCGAAGCAGACGCCGCGCCCGACGTCGGCATTGGAACCGCTGGCGCCCCAGATCAGCGCACCGGTGGCGGCGTCGTGCAGGCCCGAGCCGCTGGCGCCGTAGGCCGACGGGCTCTCGTGCACCATGTAGACCTGCTGGCCCGGACGGCCTGGATCGAACTTGCCGAAGTGGAGCGCATCGCCATGCCCCAGCCCGGTGGTGTAGAGCAGCTGGCCGTAGCTGTCGATGGTGGCGGCGCCAAACACGATGTCGTCGCGGCCGTCGTCGTTGGCGTCGCCGGTGGCGAACCAGTGCGCGCCCTGCCCGCGTGCGGCGGCGCCGGCGACGTCGCTGTCGAACACCCAGCGGCTGGTCAGGGCGCCGTCGCGCCAGTCCCAGGCCGCGATCACCGCGCGGGTATAGTAGCCGCGCGAGAAGATCGCGCTCGGACGGTTGCCGTCCAGGTTGGCCACACCGCCCAGGAAGCGGTCGACCCGGTTGCCGTAATTGTCGCCCCAGGACGACACGACCCCGCGCGCGGGCAGGTAGTCGACGGTCTTCATGGCCGCGCCGGTCAAGCCGTTGAACACGGTCAGGTATTCCGGGCCGCTCAGGATGTAGCCGTTGGCGTTGCGGTGGTCGGCGCTGCTCGAACCGATCACCGTGCCCTGCCCGTCCACCGTGCCGTCGGCGGTCTTGGCCATCAGCTCGGCCTGGCCGTCGCCGTCGAAGTCGTAGGCGACGAAGGTGGTGTAATGGGCCCCGGCGCGGATGTTCCTGCCCAGGTCGATGCGCCACATCCGGGTGCCATCGAGCTTGTAGGCATCCAGGTAGGTGTTGCCGGTGTAGCCCGACTGCGAGTTGTCCTTGGCATTGGTGGGCTGCCACTTGACGATGATCTCGTAGCTGCCGTCGCCGTCCAGGTCGGCCGGCGCACCATCGTTGATCTCGTAGGTGTAGGCCTCGCCGGTGGGGGTCACGCCGGCGGCCGGCGCCTGCACCGGGATCGCCAGGTAAGGCTTGGCCCAGGTCGCGCCGGCGCTGCTGCCCGGCTGCTCGACCCCGGCCACGACCTCGCGCACGGTATAGCTGTCCGCCGCCGTCCCGGACGGGTCGGTGAAGTTCAGCGCATTCAGCGGCGCCGCATTGAGCTTCGTGCCGCCGCGATAGACGTTGAAGCCGATGCCGGCCGGGTCCTGCGCCAACTGGCGCCAGCTGACGAACACACCGGAACCGGCGCCGATCGCGACCGCGCCGCGATTCAGGTTTTCGATCTGCTTGCCCGGCAGGGTGATGACGGCGCTGGCACTGCCGGCCGCGGCCAGTAGTGCAAGCAAGAGGGTCGCGGCGCGCGCTGTTGGGTGGCTCATCTTGTCTCCGTTGGCTACTTGTAGGTGTGATGCGTGCAGGTGTGATGAGAAATCATAGGCGAGGCGCAGCAGCCTGGAACGGGGCCGGCGAAACAACTCATGCGGATGAGCGGTTCAGCCGCCTTGCATGCCGGCTTTGCATGCCGGACCAGCCTACTGGCGCCCCGTCAGTGCCCCGCTCGGCAGGCTGGATTGGGCCTGCACGCTGATGCGCTGCCGCCCGGCGCGCACCAGCACACTGGCAACGCCGGCTTCGGTGGCGGCCACGCTGCTGCCGACGATCTCGGTGCCTGGGCCGGCCGAAAACACCACCTCCCTGCCGTTCGCCGGCACGACGGTCCCCCTGGCATCGAGCAGGCGGGCGCGCACGAAGACCAGGTCGCCGTCCGTGACGGGCACGCCCAGTTCGTCCACCGACAGCGCCAGGCGCACCGGCTCGCCCGGGGTGCGCACCCGGTGCTCGGCCACCACCCGGCCTTGGCTGTAGGCCAGCGCCACCAGTTCGCCCGGCGCGAAGCCGCCGGTGTCGAACTCCAGCGGCGGATGGGCCAGCCGCGGATGGCTGGCCGACGGCAGCGCTTTGCGGCGCGCGACCAGCCTGCCGTTCAGGATAAGCGCCACTTCCTCGGCATTGGTAAAGACGCGCACGCGCGGCGAGGAATCGGCCTGCCAGTAGCTGGCGATGAAGACCATCGGCCCGCCTCCCCAGCGCGCCGAAGCCTGGTCGGCGTCGCGCTGCGAACGGAAGAACTCGGCGGCGAACTTGGGCAGGCGCTCGATGCTCATCGCGCCGGATTCCTCGAGATCGGGGGCGTAGCCGCGCGCGTAGTCGAACATGACCCAGTAGCCGTCCGCGAAGGCCCTGGTCGCCAGGTTGTCGTCGTGCGCTTCGGCCACGTTCCGGGCCTGCTGCAGCAGGCGCGCCTCGCCCTGCGCCAGCGACTGCCGGCTGGAGCGCTCGGCCGGCTTGAGATCGGCCCACGCGCCCTGGTTGAAGCCTGCGTTCATCGCGTAGTATTCCCAGTCGCCGTATTCCGACACGACCAGCGGCTTGTCCGGCAGGGCGTGTTTGCTGCCGATGCGGTGCTGGCGCGCCTGCAGGTAGATGTCGTAGGTCTGCGGCATCCAGCCGGCCGAGAAGGCCTGGTCGCCCGGGTATTCGGCATGCACGGTGTCGTGCAGCGCCTGCACCAGCGCGGCCGGCATCTGGCTCTCGTTCAGCGAGCACTCCCAGGCCAGCACGCTCGGATGGTTGCGGTCGCGCCGGATCAGGTCGGCGCAGGTACGCAGCGCCTGCCGGCTGAAGGCCGGGTCCGGGTTGTAGAACTGCCAGCCGGGGATGGCGGGCAGCACCATCAGTCCCAGCTCGTCGGCCGCATCCATGAAGGCCGGCGACTGCGGGTAGTGCGACAGGCGCACGTAATCGAAACCGTATTGCTTGATCAGGCGCGCATCGCGCCGGTCGGCTCCTTGCGGGAGCGCGTAGCCGACATGGGGGTACTCCTGGTGGCGGTTGACGCCGCGCAGGCGCAGCGGTTCGCCGTTGAGCAGCAGGCGCCCGCCCTCGAAGGCCAGGCGGCGCACGCCGATCCGGGTCGACACCAGGTCGTCAACCCCGTCCGCCAGCACCCTGGAATCGAGCCGGTACAGATGCGGCGCCTTCGGCGACCACAGCTTCGGCTGCAGAAGTTTGATCGGCATGCCGACGTGGCGGCGCTCGCCGGCCGCCAGGCGCAGTTGCCGCTCGGCCTGGGCGACAATCCTGCCCTGCCGGGCCAGGGTGTGACGCAGGGTCACCAGTTGCGCCCCTGCCGAGGTATTGCTGAGCTCCGCCCGAACCTGCACCACCGCTTCCTGCCGGTCGGCGCGGGGATAGCTGACGAAGATGCCGCCACCGCCGGGTGTACCCGACAGGATTTCGTCGGTGATGTGCACCGCCGGTTTGACCAGCAGCTTGACCCCGCGGTAGATGCCGCCATGCTGGATATAGTCGAGCTGCTTCAGCGGCTTCGGCCCGGTGATCGGGTTGTCTTCGTTGTTGGCGCGGACCACCAGTTCGTTCGGCCCGTCCGTTTTCAGGCTGTCGGTGACGTCGAAGGCAAACGGCAGGTAGCCGCCCAGGTGCTGTCCCAGGTGCCGCCCGTTCAGCCAGACGTCGGCCACGTTCATCACCCCCTCGAAGCGCAGGATGGCGCGCTCGCCCGGGCGCAGCTTCAGCACCAGCATTTTCTTGTAGAACGCGCTGCCCTGCCAGGGCGCGGCCGGCACGCGCGGCTCGATGTGCGCCGCATGCGGCAGGTCGACCCGGGTCCAGGCGTCGAGCGGCACCTGCTGCGCGCCGGCCAGCCGGCCGCTGTCGTCGCGATGGAACAGCCAGGACCGGTTCAGGTCGATGCTGCCCGCCTGCGCCAGCGCCGGCGCCGCCAGGCAGCAGAGCAAGCAGAGCATGGGGCAGGCCGCAGCCTTGGGTAGCAGCCTGGCGAGGGCGAATGCAAAAGAAGACATGTGATGTTCAATGGACAAGGTAGGCGGCTGCCAGTCTAGGTAAAGCCGGCCGGCCGCCGCAAGCGATATCGCCGCGCCGCCCCAAACACTCACGGCCGTGATTCCTTGTGCGCCGGGGCAAGCAAGATAAGCAATCAGAAACATGACCAGTTTGCCAAGCATGCGTTCACGAAAAGCGAAACCCTTTACTATTCGCCACTTCATCGGCACTGCCGATATCCTGTGATTCTTGAATGAGCGAGGCCCCCGATGTTCAATCCCACCGACCATCCTCACCGCCGCTATAACC includes:
- a CDS encoding acetylxylan esterase translates to MMVLLRTSAAAGAISVAAAVLATAQLAWPGAARAAAPAVLQVAQAVLGDAPLKVQLTRPDWTYRVGEPAAFVIKIDRQPYPAEGIRISYRLGPDMLEGAERSALVPQEGLRLPIPVQERPGFVRCIVTASLDGKRYEGVATAAFSPLALRPVQAEPADFDAFWAAQKQDLAAVEPAYRLAPAPALSTPEVEVSYLSFQNVGPGKRATNIYGVLSVPRGPGPFAAVLHVPGAGVRGYKGTPSLAANGFITLQIGIHGIPVDLPDELYEQLNYGALDAYNRYNLDNPRSYYYRRVYLGTLRALDYLASHPKWNGRHLIVQGGSQGGQLAIMASALDPRVSLTLASYPAYSDVTGYLHERAGGWPGLFRKDAAGQRQDLPIAPKAATSAYYDTVNFARRLHAPVLYYAGYNDMVTPPTSTFAVYNVMPTARTFVVEPQQVHLTSQAHRETMERWMLEHAQGRR
- a CDS encoding carbohydrate-binding protein is translated as MSHPTARAATLLLALLAAAGSASAVITLPGKQIENLNRGAVAIGAGSGVFVSWRQLAQDPAGIGFNVYRGGTKLNAAPLNALNFTDPSGTAADSYTVREVVAGVEQPGSSAGATWAKPYLAIPVQAPAAGVTPTGEAYTYEINDGAPADLDGDGSYEIIVKWQPTNAKDNSQSGYTGNTYLDAYKLDGTRMWRIDLGRNIRAGAHYTTFVAYDFDGDGQAELMAKTADGTVDGQGTVIGSSSADHRNANGYILSGPEYLTVFNGLTGAAMKTVDYLPARGVVSSWGDNYGNRVDRFLGGVANLDGNRPSAIFSRGYYTRAVIAAWDWRDGALTSRWVFDSDVAGAAARGQGAHWFATGDANDDGRDDIVFGAATIDSYGQLLYTTGLGHGDALHFGKFDPGRPGQQVYMVHESPSAYGASGSGLHDAATGALIWGASGSNADVGRGVCFDVDPAYPGAECWASRGGLRGIDGALINASAPGSMNFGVWWDGDLLREPMGSRAVQKWIPATRTFATLLDAGAYGATTNNGTKATPVLSADLFGDWREEIVFRNTGNTELMVFSTTIPTGTRINTLMHNPQYRSQVAAQNAGYNQPPHTSFYLGHGASAFPQEPVHVPYDGSGTVQAETAIVSGNTAVKADRAGYRHLGFLNFPLKGGAAEFQRINGGAGGVKTITIRYANGNPTPRTGVLRVNGQPQAISFRITGSWTAWTTMAATVNLAPGQANTLRFESTGQGLGNIDELIVP
- a CDS encoding DUF4982 domain-containing protein — its product is MLCLLCCLAAPALAQAGSIDLNRSWLFHRDDSGRLAGAQQVPLDAWTRVDLPHAAHIEPRVPAAPWQGSAFYKKMLVLKLRPGERAILRFEGVMNVADVWLNGRHLGQHLGGYLPFAFDVTDSLKTDGPNELVVRANNEDNPITGPKPLKQLDYIQHGGIYRGVKLLVKPAVHITDEILSGTPGGGGIFVSYPRADRQEAVVQVRAELSNTSAGAQLVTLRHTLARQGRIVAQAERQLRLAAGERRHVGMPIKLLQPKLWSPKAPHLYRLDSRVLADGVDDLVSTRIGVRRLAFEGGRLLLNGEPLRLRGVNRHQEYPHVGYALPQGADRRDARLIKQYGFDYVRLSHYPQSPAFMDAADELGLMVLPAIPGWQFYNPDPAFSRQALRTCADLIRRDRNHPSVLAWECSLNESQMPAALVQALHDTVHAEYPGDQAFSAGWMPQTYDIYLQARQHRIGSKHALPDKPLVVSEYGDWEYYAMNAGFNQGAWADLKPAERSSRQSLAQGEARLLQQARNVAEAHDDNLATRAFADGYWVMFDYARGYAPDLEESGAMSIERLPKFAAEFFRSQRDADQASARWGGGPMVFIASYWQADSSPRVRVFTNAEEVALILNGRLVARRKALPSASHPRLAHPPLEFDTGGFAPGELVALAYSQGRVVAEHRVRTPGEPVRLALSVDELGVPVTDGDLVFVRARLLDARGTVVPANGREVVFSAGPGTEIVGSSVAATEAGVASVLVRAGRQRISVQAQSSLPSGALTGRQ
- a CDS encoding NAD-dependent succinate-semialdehyde dehydrogenase; translated protein: MTTSSYPDTRLLIANEWQDATGGKTIPVLNPATGQAIGSVAHAGIADLDRALAAAQQGFEAWRFVPAAERAATMRRAANLLRERAGDIARLLTQEQGKPLAEAKMEAMAGAEIIDWFAAEGMRVYGRIVPARNPAAQQLVLKEPVGPVAAFTPWNFPINQIVRKLAAALATGCSFLCKAPEETPASPAALFQCFVDAGVPPGVVGLVFGDPAEISSYLIPHPVIRKVTFTGSTPVGKQLAALAGAHMKRATMELGGHAPVIIAADADVNLAVKAAGGAKFRNAGQVCISPTRFLVHNAIKDEFTRALVKHAESLKLGDGLAEGTTLGPLANARRLTAMSQVIDDARAKGATVATGGARVGDAGNFFAPTILADVPLEASVFNDEPFGPVAAIRGFDSLEDAIAEANRLPYGLAGYAFTSSIKNAQLLMNRVEVGMLWINQPATPSAELPFGGIKDSGYGSEGGPEALESYLNTKAVSMVGV
- a CDS encoding ATP-dependent 6-phosphofructokinase, giving the protein MQASIQRIAVTTGGGDAPGLNAVIRAVVLASSGHGWECWGIRDGFNGLLAPHSCLGEPVLRLLPEAVHGIGHLGGTILGSTNRGNPLRYPVRRDGAPGEEDRSDELVGLCRHHGFDALVMVGGDSSMEIADCLHRKGLPVVGVPKTIDNDLDRTIQTFGFDTAVGFATECIDRLHTTADSQHRVMVVEVMGRYAGWIALHAGMAGGAHVILLPEIPFDIDAVAAAIARRDALGRGHTIVVVAEGAQPRGEGRALRAGAGAGHAERLGGIGAWVEGRLAERTGKDCRSVVLGHLLRGGAPSAFDRVVSARFGAAAVRALAAGQAGVMVALGEGGVGTVPLGEVAGHSRLVPLDGDTLRTARDLGICLGDGAP
- a CDS encoding PEP-CTERM sorting domain-containing protein yields the protein MKKLHMLFALALAVLSQSVWAAPIGWYDYQATWRDGTFKGQFYYDSSAAARITAVKGTLVDLVQTTSIDKNAYLDYDEIAAWNFLSNTNPADMGGHDAGFYLTLLDLGATLTVDAAGLNGLYDWSSASQYIDDSPLLSFTLGQANAVPEPGSTVLLLAGMAGLFSLRRARSQRA